From the genome of Persephonella atlantica:
TAGCCATTGCGTAAAACTCACCAAGGTCGTTAAATACTCTTATTTCATCTCCATCTTTTATTCCTTTTTTCTGTGCAATCTCTGGATTAATCATAACGTATGGAACACCTCTCTGGAGTCTCTGCAGGAGCGTTGAAGTTTTGTATGTGGAGTGTATAGACCACCTTGCGTGTGGAGAAAGCATAACAAGAGGATATCTCCTTGGTCTTATTGGTTCTTTTGCTGTTGGAAGGGCTGCTCCCTGTTCTATCCACAGGTCGTGGTCAACATAGTATGTAAGTCTTCCTGAAAGAGTTTCAAATCTTTCAAACAGGTACAGATTGTTCTCAAACGAGTTGTAAGGTTTGTCTGGATAAAGTGGAGATGTTTTTCCCGCTTTGTCGTTAAGCTGTATAAATCCTCCTCTCTTTCTGACAGTTTCTATTGTGTTAGGCTTGAACTGGTCAACATTTTCAAGGGCAAACTCTACCGCATCTTTGTCTGTCCTGACGTGCCCATTGTGTGTATACTCTTCAACAAGTTTGTCCAATTCCCTGTATCCGGTTTTTGAGTGGGTTGGGTCTGGTATCTTGATGTATCTTTCATCTCCTGTTTCTTTATACTTTTTCGTCGCAATTTCCTGAATTTTCTCAACAATCATTGTGCATATTTCCCAGTCAGACTTTGACTCACCTACAGGTTTCAGATTCTGTGGAGGCTGTGCCATGTTCGCATATCTGTGATATCCAGGGTTTGTCCTGATGTCCCATACTTCATACATAGATTTTGCTGGAAGGACTATATCTGCATACTGGGCTGTTGAGTTCATTCTGAAATCAACATAAGCAAAGAATTTAGCCTTTTTAAGGAATGCCTCTTTGTATGTATCTCCCTTATTTCTTCTAAATCTTGAATCTGCAAAAATAAGGAATGTCTCTACAGTATCCCAGTATGGTTTACCATCTTTTTTACCTATAGAATCTTTCCATTTTTCATCTGTTCCGTAGTTATTTAGAGCTTCCTCAACCTTTTTGAGGTACTCTCCCTTAGACAGTCCTGTTGCTTTTCTTATGTCCTCGTCTGAGTAGAGTTTTTCAACATCCTTCAGCATCTCACCCAAAACATATTCACTGACAAAACCAGAAGCAAATCTCTGCTTATACTTTCCTGAAAATCCAGAAAGTTTACCCATTCCAGATATTGCCCATTCACTTTCTGTGTTAAATCCACCGTATGGTCCCAGTCTTCCTACAAGTCCAGAAATGGAGGCAATAGCTCTCTGTGCAAGAAGACCATTAAAGTATTTACCTATTGTGAATCCCATAGAAATCATAACAACTTTTGGAAGGGCTATATCTTTTGCAAGCTGTTCAACGATTGTTGGGTGTACACCTGTCAGTTTCCATGTTTTTTCTGCAGAGAACTTCTTGGCTTCTTCTTTTAGCAGTGCAAATACTGTTGTTACTGGGACTTTAGAACCATCTTTAAGCGTAACTTCCCACTTTCCTTCAAGAGCAGGATCTATGTCCCATCCAACATCTTTCAGTCTGAGTGTTTTAACTGGAGAGCCTTCACATCCAGGCATAACAGTCAGTTTGTTTGTTTTTGTATTCCACGAGAAGAACACCTCGTGAGGATGATACTCTTTTCCTTCTCCGTGTTCTTCAAATACTTTATAAATATCTTCATCAAACTCTGCAGGAGGATTTTCAAAATCTATGTCCGATAGTCTGAGTAGCTTTTTGTTGTCTAATCTGACTAAGAAAGGCAGGTCAGTGAAATGTTTTATAAATTTAGGCTTGTACAGCTTTTTCTCTAAAATCTCATTGATTATAGCCATAGCTAAAAATCCATCATATCCTGCCTTCACAGGAACCCACAGGTCAGCATGAACACAGGTTGCGTTAAAGTCTGGAGTTATTACAATCTGTTTAGAACCGTTGTACTTACCTTCCCATACAAAGTGGGCATCAGGAATTCTCGTTTTATTTGGGTCTTGCCCCCACCATATGTTTACATCTGTTGTGTAGAAAAAGTCGTAGGAACAACCTATGTTCCCCTCTCCGTAAACGACCGATACTCCCGGGAACATATCTCCAACGTAGGAAGCAATATAAGGTCTTACTGCTCCAAGGAGCGTTCCAAGTCTCTTACCAGCTGCTCCTCTGATTTCTGTAAGCATACCGGCACCAACGTGTATGTAGAGGCCTTCTGGACCTTTTTCGAGCATTGTTTTGTATATATTCTCAGCAATTTCTGTGATTGCTTCATCCCAACTGATTCTTTTCCACTTTCCTTCTCCTCTCTTTCCTACCCTTTTGAGAGGATACAGTATTCTGTCCTTTTCATATGTAACCTGTGAGTGCTGAACACCTTTGTTACATCCTCTTGGGTTAAAGTCGGGAATCTTTGGATTGATAGGCGTGTAGTTTGCAACCTGATTTTCTCTCGTGATAATTCCATTATTTACCCACACGTCCCAGGCACAGTTACCCTGGCAGTTTACGCAGTGGTAGGCTGTTCCGTGTTCCTCTTTGTTTCCGTAAGTAAATGCAAACTCTTTTCTGTACATGTTCTCTGTGTAGGTTGTGTTTGGATAGCTACTTCTCGGGTCTTCAACAATCATTGCTTTGTCTTTTGCAAAAGCAGCATTGCCACCAAGTGCAGCACCAATACCTGAGGCTGATAATGCTTTCAGGAAATCCCTTCTTGACAGTGCCATATATCTTACCTCCTTCTAAATCTCTTTTTTATAGGCATCCACCACCGCCCCCTGCAGCTGGTGGCTGGTATTCTCCTTCATCTTCTGGATATCCTTCATCATCCCATGCTACCATTCCACCTTTCAGATTCTGGGCAAAGGGAAACTTTTCTGCACACTTCTTGAAAATTTCAGGGTTTCCATCTTTAGATACTATCACTGTTGGAATATAAGGGCTTATCTGAGGAAGAGCCTCTTCTGGAGTTTTTGACTCATCACAGTCGGGAAATGGAATTGCGCCGGGAATATGAACACCTGTGTAGTAATCAGTTTCTTCCGCTTCATCTTCCTCTTCTTCAGATACTTCATATGGTCTGACGTCAATCACCTGTATGTTGATTTTAGGATTTCCAAGCTTCTTGTAAAGCTCTTCAACTGTGATAGGAATCTCTCTTCTAAGTTCAATGTCCTTCTTCCCAAAACTGAGAAGAACTCCTAACAGAACCACAATAATTGCTATATAAATAACCCTTTCAATTTTAGGATTCATTACTCTTCTCCTCCTTCAGAAGAAGCTTGAACCGTTTGATGAACTTTTTTTTCCAGTTTTGATACATCCACCTTCATACCTACAATCCCTATAAGAAGAACAACTATTGATATCCAGAACAAAATTCTTTCTATCATACTCATCTCACTCACCTCTAAATTAATCGTAAACCTGATCAGACTCTTTTTTGGCTTGCAGAAACTTACTCCATCTGCCGAAATAAATCAGGTTTGCAGTTAGAACTCCCACAATGAAATAAGTTCCAGACTGGGCCATTGAACCAACAGATAGTGTTGGATATGCTGACAGGAATGCTCCAGTTGTACATCCACCTCCTATCATAGCTCCAAGGGCAAGGAATACGCCAGCAAAGAATACAAGAATCAATCTAATCCATGGAAATGGAGTAACACCTTTTGCAAATGCAGGAGGAACAGGGTCAAACTTAAATGTTCCTGATATAATAGCGCTGAGGAATGCACCTGGAATGACTCCCATTATAAGTCCTGCATGCCACATTATTCCTTCACTTATCTTTGGAACAGAAGACAGAGGATGTCCTATCAGATGTGAAATCCATCCAACAAATGCAAGAGCTCCTCCAGAAAATCCTAAATACTCACCCTGTGCTGTAGCCCATGCTATTATGGAACCTGCCAGCACACCTGATATAGCCCAGTGCCACTCCCCCTTTACAATCTTTTCGGCGAGAGATTTCTCTGAGTTTTCTTCATAACCTATCTTTTTAGCTGGGTCGAGCCAGTCAGCAATTAGAGCAAATATTACGAACAGAACACCCCACGCGACAGCAAGAGGACCATAAGGAATACCTAAAACACCGTAGAGGGTTATTTTCTCTTTTGTCCCCAGAATTCCCACATCAAGCAGCCATGGTTTTATCATATCGTAAGCCACTATACCAATAATCAGTCCAATAACCCCTGCTACTGCTATAAATTTTCCTGCTCCCACCCTTGCAACACATGTTCCGGGGCAAAATCCTGCAGAAGCCATAGCTATACCAAAGAGAAATCCACCTACAAGATGGGCAATTCCCATGTAAGGCATTATACGGGGGAGAAGGTTTGTCTGCTCGGCTATACCAAATATGTCAGCAAGTCCATAAATAACAGATGCTGTAGCAATTCCCATAAATGCGAACTTCATTATTTTCAGGTCTCTCAGTAGAAGCATACCTTCAACTCTTGAGTATCTGATTGCCCCTACTTTATGCAGGACTATACCAAACAGGGCTCCTGTTAGAAGGCCCATCAGTAAACTGTTTAAGTGTTCCATCCTTTCAACCTCCTGATATTTGAAAGGGGGAGCAGTCCCCCATACTGTTACTTCTCAATTGGAGTGTTGGGGTCGTTACCCCATTCGTCCCAGGAACCTACATAAACTTTAACGTTTTTATGTCCCAGCAATTTCAGAGCAGCAAAAACGAATGAACCTCTTCCAAGTCCAACGTGACAGTATGTAATAACAGTTTTATCTGGAGTAAGACCTTTCTTTTTCAGTTTTTTGTAAACTTTCTTCAGTTTTTTCATCTTTTTAAACAGATGTCTATTTGGTTTTCCGGACGGGTTTCCTGCAAACTTTTTCCACTCAGCAAAAACAGCTCCTGGAATGTGTCCACCTCTTTTGACAGTAATATGTTTTCCCGGTTTTTCGAGAGCTTCAAGAAGTGTTTTTCCTGTATACTCCTGAAATCTTCTCGCATCCAAGATAAAGTAGTGCTCTTTGTCTTTTATGGCTTTGAGAACCTCTTCTTTTGTCGCAATTATCTCTTTTCTGATGTGGGGAGTGAACTTCTTAGGTGCAGGCTTTTTTCCTTCTCCTGATTCAACGGGATAACCTTTTGCTTCCCATGTGGCAAGTCCACCATCCATCATCTGAACATTGTCAACGCCGTAAAGATAAAGGAAGAACCACACTCCAGACGCATTTGGTCCTCTTCCGTCGTCGTAAGCTATCACATGAGTGTTGTTATCAATACCGAGCTCTTCACCAATAAATTTTGCCGCTCTGTCTGGGCACATAGGAAGTCCACACTTCTTAATGTCAGACAGATAGTGAAGGTCGTGGGCAAATGCATTTACAGAACCGGGGACATGTTTCTCCTTAAATTTCTTTGGAGAGTCACCATCCACAAATCTGACATCTGGCTTTCCAAGAAGATTGTGGGCACCATCAACAGAGATGATAAACTTCTTGGCGAATTCTTCACCTGAAGGAACATCAGCAAATGAAGGAACAGAGAACGCTGCCAGTCCAGCAAGGGCTACAACTGCTTTTTTTAATGCTTTCATCTAAATACCTCCTTGGTGATATTTCTTATTCAGATATTCATATACGATTTATTGACCTTGGTCAATAATATAAACAGAAAAACAAGGGTTAACAACAGCTAACCATTGAAATTTCTTGCTTTCCTCAATTTTTGAAAGTGATTATTAACTTCTCTTAAAGGCTTAAAAAATAATAACTTTCGCCTATCTTTAAGAATTAATATATGATTATTATTAGTATTTTTAATATGGGTATTTAGATGTTAAAAAAGGTTAGAAAATACTATCTATCTTTTGTCCCTCCTTCCAAGGCAAACAGGGTTAAACTGAACCTGAGAGCTTACACAAAGAGCGGTAAGAGGTATATTGTTCCAAAAGATGTTTCCATAAAGATAAACAGAGCAATATGGGAACTTCAGAATCAGCACAGCGGAGAATCCATATCTATTCCTGTATATATAAATGTTATCTTTATACTTCCCAACAGAAAAAGGAGAGACCTTGACAACATAATGAAAACCCTTGGAGACTGTCTTGTATATGCAGGGGTATTGAAAGATGACAATCTGATTTTTAAACAGACATTGGAAAAAAGAGTAATAAAAGGCATGGAAGGTGTAATAATAGAAATAGGTTTGTATAACAAAAAGAAAATAAACGATAAGATTATAGAAGAACTAAGAAGTTATAAAGAAGGTATAGATGGAATTTAAGGTAAGTGAAGAGACTTATACAATACTCTTCAAACTTGTTTTTTCTATTGCTGCTGGACTGCTTATAGGTCTGGAAAGGGAGCACAGAACAAAAACAGAGATATTTGCAGGCATAAGAACATTCCCACTTATTTCTATACTGGGAATGTTATCTGCTCTTGTTGCTGATAAGTACTGGAGTGGTATTCTTTACTTTACATTTGGTGGAGTGGTACTGCTGGCATTGATCAATTACTTTTTAGAATACAAAAGAGATATTGGCTCAACCACAGAAATAGCCACATTCATTGCTTTTATAATCGGTATACTTACATACCATGAACATTAC
Proteins encoded in this window:
- a CDS encoding sulfurtransferase, which encodes MKALKKAVVALAGLAAFSVPSFADVPSGEEFAKKFIISVDGAHNLLGKPDVRFVDGDSPKKFKEKHVPGSVNAFAHDLHYLSDIKKCGLPMCPDRAAKFIGEELGIDNNTHVIAYDDGRGPNASGVWFFLYLYGVDNVQMMDGGLATWEAKGYPVESGEGKKPAPKKFTPHIRKEIIATKEEVLKAIKDKEHYFILDARRFQEYTGKTLLEALEKPGKHITVKRGGHIPGAVFAEWKKFAGNPSGKPNRHLFKKMKKLKKVYKKLKKKGLTPDKTVITYCHVGLGRGSFVFAALKLLGHKNVKVYVGSWDEWGNDPNTPIEK
- a CDS encoding molybdopterin-dependent oxidoreductase — protein: MALSRRDFLKALSASGIGAALGGNAAFAKDKAMIVEDPRSSYPNTTYTENMYRKEFAFTYGNKEEHGTAYHCVNCQGNCAWDVWVNNGIITRENQVANYTPINPKIPDFNPRGCNKGVQHSQVTYEKDRILYPLKRVGKRGEGKWKRISWDEAITEIAENIYKTMLEKGPEGLYIHVGAGMLTEIRGAAGKRLGTLLGAVRPYIASYVGDMFPGVSVVYGEGNIGCSYDFFYTTDVNIWWGQDPNKTRIPDAHFVWEGKYNGSKQIVITPDFNATCVHADLWVPVKAGYDGFLAMAIINEILEKKLYKPKFIKHFTDLPFLVRLDNKKLLRLSDIDFENPPAEFDEDIYKVFEEHGEGKEYHPHEVFFSWNTKTNKLTVMPGCEGSPVKTLRLKDVGWDIDPALEGKWEVTLKDGSKVPVTTVFALLKEEAKKFSAEKTWKLTGVHPTIVEQLAKDIALPKVVMISMGFTIGKYFNGLLAQRAIASISGLVGRLGPYGGFNTESEWAISGMGKLSGFSGKYKQRFASGFVSEYVLGEMLKDVEKLYSDEDIRKATGLSKGEYLKKVEEALNNYGTDEKWKDSIGKKDGKPYWDTVETFLIFADSRFRRNKGDTYKEAFLKKAKFFAYVDFRMNSTAQYADIVLPAKSMYEVWDIRTNPGYHRYANMAQPPQNLKPVGESKSDWEICTMIVEKIQEIATKKYKETGDERYIKIPDPTHSKTGYRELDKLVEEYTHNGHVRTDKDAVEFALENVDQFKPNTIETVRKRGGFIQLNDKAGKTSPLYPDKPYNSFENNLYLFERFETLSGRLTYYVDHDLWIEQGAALPTAKEPIRPRRYPLVMLSPHARWSIHSTYKTSTLLQRLQRGVPYVMINPEIAQKKGIKDGDEIRVFNDLGEFYAMAKVYPSCPKDAIIIEHGWEPFFFKGNKSHNTVVASPLNLLELSDGWGHLKFGGNWDGNQHAYSTSVDIEKA
- a CDS encoding rhodanese-like domain-containing protein, giving the protein MNPKIERVIYIAIIVVLLGVLLSFGKKDIELRREIPITVEELYKKLGNPKINIQVIDVRPYEVSEEEEDEAEETDYYTGVHIPGAIPFPDCDESKTPEEALPQISPYIPTVIVSKDGNPEIFKKCAEKFPFAQNLKGGMVAWDDEGYPEDEGEYQPPAAGGGGGCL
- a CDS encoding YeeE/YedE thiosulfate transporter family protein; translated protein: MEHLNSLLMGLLTGALFGIVLHKVGAIRYSRVEGMLLLRDLKIMKFAFMGIATASVIYGLADIFGIAEQTNLLPRIMPYMGIAHLVGGFLFGIAMASAGFCPGTCVARVGAGKFIAVAGVIGLIIGIVAYDMIKPWLLDVGILGTKEKITLYGVLGIPYGPLAVAWGVLFVIFALIADWLDPAKKIGYEENSEKSLAEKIVKGEWHWAISGVLAGSIIAWATAQGEYLGFSGGALAFVGWISHLIGHPLSSVPKISEGIMWHAGLIMGVIPGAFLSAIISGTFKFDPVPPAFAKGVTPFPWIRLILVFFAGVFLALGAMIGGGCTTGAFLSAYPTLSVGSMAQSGTYFIVGVLTANLIYFGRWSKFLQAKKESDQVYD
- a CDS encoding RusA family crossover junction endodeoxyribonuclease; its protein translation is MLKKVRKYYLSFVPPSKANRVKLNLRAYTKSGKRYIVPKDVSIKINRAIWELQNQHSGESISIPVYINVIFILPNRKRRDLDNIMKTLGDCLVYAGVLKDDNLIFKQTLEKRVIKGMEGVIIEIGLYNKKKINDKIIEELRSYKEGIDGI